The following DNA comes from Mycobacteriales bacterium.
CACCGTCGCCGTCAGCGTCACCGGGGTGCCGGCCTCCTGCGGGCTGGTCGGGCTCGTGCCCAGAGTCGTGGTCGTCGGTGTCGCAACCGGAGCCGGGTAGACGACCGACCAGGAGCTTCCGGTGACCTGGATGTCCACCGAGTCGTAGCTGGTCGTCGGGCTCTGCCCGGCGACGGACGTCTTCAGCCGCAACTGGTACAGACCGGCGTAGCCGTCGGTCGTCGACGTGTCGGTGTTCGGGAAGTCCGCGATGTAGGTCGCCAGGCTCTCATCACCGCCCGACCCCGTGACGAGCGGCAGGGACGAGGAGTTCAGCGGCGCCGGCGCGTTGGTGTTCGGGTAGACCGTCGACGAGCTCAGTGCCTCGCCGCTCCACTGGCCGGGCACCTGCCCGCTGACCGGTGTGTAGCCCAGCAGCGTCGCCTTCGTGTCCCCGGAGCGGATCTGGGTCGAGCCCTGCACGTACGCCGCGATCGGCGCGTCGTTGATACTGCCGCCGGTGACCGGGGTGCCGGCGGCGTCGTAGAAGGTCAGGCTGCCGACGGAGCCGCTGTCCGGCTCCCAGGGCGGCGCGCCGCCGGTGGCGGCAGCGCTGCCGGCGGAACCCACCACCAGCCCGCCGGCGGCAACCGTGGCCACCGCCACTGCGGCGACCGAGGTCAAGAGTCGTTTCATCTGTATCATCCCAATCGGTTAAGTCAAGTTATAGGCAGCATTGAGCCACCCGTCGCGGGTCGTGAGCTCAGGTGGTGGGGGGTGCACCTCCCCGGCGGGCGCAGCGCGGGCGGCGCCCGCCGGGGAGCGGATCGGTCAGCCGGAGGACCTGTCCCCGAGGTCGTTGTACACGGGGGTGGTCCCCGCGGCGGCGATCAACGCTTGGCCGGTGCCCTTCGCGAAGAAGGGGCTGCTCGGCGCGCTCTGGTTCGAGAACAAGGTCTGCACCCAGTTGCGGGAACCACCAGGCTCCATCGGAGCGGAGGACGTCGCGTCGCTCTGCCGGAAGATCACGTAGTGGTCGACCGGCGAGGCATACGCCGAGTTGCCGTCGCCCGGAGTCCCGCTGAGCAGCGAGATGCCGGGGCTGAGCGCCGAACCCCCGGGGAACGCGGTGCTGGGGTTGTGGAAGTAGCCGCTCTTGTAGAGGTTCAACCGGGCACTCGAGAACGGCACGATCGCATCCGCTGGCGTCGTCGCGCCGGTGACAGCGGTCGGATCGTTCTGCTCGACCGTCTGGACGGATGCGGCGAGCGTCGGCTTGGTGTTGCCGTTCGCGGTCGTAAGGTCCGCGATGAAGGTTTTGTAGATGGAGGAACTGGACGGCGGAATCAGCGGAATGATCGTGTCCGAGGAGCCGCTGGAGTTACCGGGCAGCTGGTTCCACTTCGTGACCTGACCGGTGTAGATGCTGAGCAACTCGTTGATCGAGAGGCCGGTCGGCGCGTTGGTCGTCGTGTCCGCCGCGATCTGCACGGAGTCGGTGCCGATCTCGACCACGTGCAGGTACCCCCACCCGTTGGTGGCCGCCTGGCTCTGCTGCGCGGCCGTCGGCAGGCTGGCGGTGAAGATGAAGTTGATCTTCTCCGGGGTCGAGGTGTCGGCCAGCAACGCGGTGAGCGCCGCGCCGCTGCTGGAGATCCGTTGGACCGGGCTGGTGCCGGCCCGCAGGACGTCGGTCGGGTTCAGCGGGACCGGCGCCGTCTCCGTGCTGCCTTGCGCGTAGGCCTGCCGGGCATTGCCGTCAGCCGTCGCGTCGAAGGTCACCAGCCGGTTGAAAGCACCGGTGGAGTTGAAGCCCAGGTCGCCGAGAGTGTCGCCATCCGCGCCGAACTGGAGGTCGAACTGCGGTGTGTCGCCGCCGACTCCGACGATGTCGGAGGCGCTCGGCTGGTAGTCGGCGTACGCCGGGAGCGTCGCGCCGAGCGCCAGCACGGACGCTCCGAGCGCGGCGAGACCGATCTTGGCCTTTGTCTTGGTTCTCACTAGAGCGTTCCCTTTCATGGGTCGTCAGAACGAGCAGGAAGAGTCGAGAGGGTTCGGCCCACCGGCGACGAACCGCCTGGTTGGTGCCGAGCGACGCCGGCTGCCGGTCAGGCAGCGCGGTCGGCGCAACCGGGGCGACACAGATACCCGCAGAGCCGCTTGAAGTCGACGTACCGGCGCTCGACGAGCACCTCCAGACGCGGCACGGGGAGTATTCTTAGGTAACCCACTTGAGAATGTCAACTTACTCGACAGGCGTGTCCCCGATTCACCCAGTCGAGTGACAGCGCTCTACTAGCCGGAGCAGTTGCGGCAGCGGCCGGACAGCGCCACGTGGGTGGCGTCCAGCCGGAAGCCGCTGACCTTGCGGATCCGCATCGCGGTGTCGCCGAGAACGTGTGCCGGCAGGTCGGTGATCGACCCGCACTGAGAGCACT
Coding sequences within:
- a CDS encoding substrate-binding domain-containing protein; its protein translation is MRTKTKAKIGLAALGASVLALGATLPAYADYQPSASDIVGVGGDTPQFDLQFGADGDTLGDLGFNSTGAFNRLVTFDATADGNARQAYAQGSTETAPVPLNPTDVLRAGTSPVQRISSSGAALTALLADTSTPEKINFIFTASLPTAAQQSQAATNGWGYLHVVEIGTDSVQIAADTTTNAPTGLSINELLSIYTGQVTKWNQLPGNSSGSSDTIIPLIPPSSSSIYKTFIADLTTANGNTKPTLAASVQTVEQNDPTAVTGATTPADAIVPFSSARLNLYKSGYFHNPSTAFPGGSALSPGISLLSGTPGDGNSAYASPVDHYVIFRQSDATSSAPMEPGGSRNWVQTLFSNQSAPSSPFFAKGTGQALIAAAGTTPVYNDLGDRSSG